One window of the Archangium primigenium genome contains the following:
- a CDS encoding DUF6310 domain-containing protein: protein MTSDKSPDNSFPCGDVLVNGSNFDALQMASRTLWEIKTTAVETYNPFVRAREIERQVPKLRSDRALALACGFNFRVGVRSEAHRQALEEDAPDLVGFIVVMDWC from the coding sequence GTGACCTCCGACAAGTCGCCGGACAACAGCTTCCCATGTGGAGATGTGCTCGTGAACGGGAGCAACTTCGACGCGCTGCAAATGGCCTCGCGCACTCTCTGGGAGATCAAGACTACCGCGGTAGAAACGTACAACCCTTTCGTTCGAGCGCGCGAAATCGAAAGGCAAGTGCCGAAATTGCGGAGTGATCGCGCTCTCGCGTTGGCCTGCGGGTTCAACTTCCGAGTCGGCGTGCGCAGCGAAGCGCACAGGCAAGCGTTGGAAGAAGATGCCCCGGATCTGGTCGGTTTCATCGTCGTGATGGATTGGTGCTGA
- a CDS encoding DUF5953 family protein produces the protein MTSHRRFNLIVYAPALVRDDGRPVSVVHGMERAVPGLRLEWTVSDEGVCTPVSQRDAWVSHGRVDGQGFPLLCNGDESRPVTVFGWELPADSAPGGQPQFEVHAHLPLEARWSLAAGDVLAAVAESARAFWGHVTPSSAGLDIARQTKNRPDDLETPPRGLPILRSPGALRLPEIPHRLGWLNYWSASAARAIGFPDATRDAELLSRSRRMERGGWIVRLTDSPLDLNNPAHLDALFRVYERFPEMGGRLSR, from the coding sequence ATGACAAGCCATCGTCGTTTCAATCTCATCGTCTACGCGCCCGCGCTCGTGCGCGACGACGGCCGCCCTGTCTCCGTGGTCCACGGAATGGAGCGAGCAGTCCCCGGATTGCGATTGGAATGGACCGTCTCGGACGAAGGCGTATGCACTCCGGTGTCGCAGCGAGACGCCTGGGTGTCTCACGGGCGGGTGGATGGGCAGGGCTTCCCACTGCTGTGCAACGGCGACGAAAGCCGTCCCGTGACGGTTTTTGGATGGGAGCTTCCAGCGGACAGTGCGCCGGGGGGACAGCCACAATTCGAGGTCCATGCCCACCTGCCACTGGAGGCGAGGTGGAGCTTGGCGGCCGGGGATGTCCTGGCGGCCGTGGCGGAAAGCGCACGGGCGTTCTGGGGGCACGTGACGCCGTCCAGCGCGGGGTTGGACATCGCGCGCCAGACGAAGAATCGGCCAGACGACTTGGAGACACCTCCTCGAGGGCTGCCAATCCTCAGGTCCCCGGGTGCCCTGCGCTTGCCTGAGATTCCGCATCGCCTCGGCTGGCTGAATTATTGGTCCGCTTCCGCCGCTCGAGCCATCGGCTTTCCGGACGCCACTCGCGACGCGGAGTTGCTTTCGCGCTCACGACGAATGGAGCGGGGTGGGTGGATCGTCCGACTCACCGATTCGCCGCTCGACCTGAACAATCCCGCGCACCTGGATGCGCTCTTCCGGGTCTATGAGCGCTTTCCGGAGATGGGTGGTCGCCTGTCCCGCTGA
- a CDS encoding non-ribosomal peptide synthetase: MSPPPSPVLVTGTEYERLLPSLRRKQPWALGSSSSVRAEQVPPRRAVPVHGDGVAQGPWRSALALIDDQCRQHADRVALADASTEVTYARLSARTRALATRLRAQGVRAGDVVAVVMDRSLAFIETALAVWRLGAAYLPLAPAHPAAWRADVVRRAGAVLVVGPSAESAVPGVPHLVPESADVPPSESEALEAPTLTPESLAYIICTSGSTGEPKLVMIEQRGVANLLLAQRRFLDGVGPQVRVLQFFHPSFDAALFDILMALGNGGRLELIDDTLISGEPLAEVLRSRRITHAVLPVSVLRTLSPEGFPDLEVVMSTGDVCLPETARRWSLNHRFVNGYGPTEITVGCTLHTVGTQDAGRVPIGRPLAGTHIVLLDEHLRPVPEGTPGEICIGGSGVGRGYLGQPALTAERFIPDPFSPTPGARLYRSGDLGQFLADGSLDFLGRRDDQVKVRGARIELGQVEAALCDLPGVRDAVAVIDGAGERLLGYVLPTEGPACDVAALRATLRHRLPGYLVPDVLVAVEAWPLTPSGKVDRSRLPRPRGAGDSAEGLPRTSLERALAGIAAELLGLERVGVRDNLFALGGHSLFATQLVARVRAELGVHLELSAVLASPVIAELAEHLRDVPRSVDPGPRRAEPGTPVVPSYAQQRVWMMHKLHPEARAYHTQAVLRLEGELVLAALNASLTDIVRRQDVLRTRFPEVDGELRCELEAPWDVEVAVRDLQALDEARHAEAVGEAVRELLAAPFSLAEGRPFRWLLLRLGAREHVFVHVEHHIVHDGWSFNLFVRELVDGYADHVRHGRGRREDPPVRYSDYARWQREWCATEAAAAQRRFWRQELEGAETVLALPRNPVPAARRFRGVAPRMEIDEGLAHRLLALSERGSTSLFNTLLAAFFVLLHRYTGASDVLVGSGVANRHWRDTEELLGMFVNTVVLRGRLHGDPTFSEFLERVRRTSLAVYDHQELPYGMIFAESPARQDEGAHPLIQTLFSFHDAPHGTVGASPLDVTVVEGLSNGSAKFEVSVVAVPRYAQAGHISREEGDVVHIPRSDGPVPPSPRSALCGITLAWEFDTELFDAAFITGMLAAYQTLLHALVDAPDTRVSALPLMDAAQARALVVTGPQPPLPESWLPRLVELQAERTPEAPALVSGAGVVSYRDLVREARYRASHLRSQGVGPGDVVAVCLPLSDRMAVAQLAVLFTGAAFLPLAPHHPPAHLTRLLQDARPRLVLTTRALAERVGDVPLVLWDAPIDSADRPLPPGEPSALAYVIYTSGSTGQPKGVLVEHRSVVARLHGSEVLGLGPGKTMLALSSPGFDVSVMEVWGAWLKGAAVHFLEPGWTTREVARCMARGAVTHVSLTPAVFHALVAEAPESFERVERISVAGDVVSPEAVHALRRRGVSRVTNVYGPTETTIFASTLDLEDWSGVEGARVPIGRPPAHCQLAVLDAHGRAVPAGVVGEICIGGPGVARGYLGQPGLTAERFVPHPLAAEPGERLYRSGDLGRWLPGGLLEFVGRRDEQVKIRGVRVELAEVRAALAAHPGVTDAVVTVERSGGEARLVGYVLAAPGAMLSGPSVREELARRVPGAFVPGVVMVLEAWPLTPSGKLDRSRLPAPSLQADAVFTAPRTEQETRIAALVTGLLALERVGVHDSLFALGMHSLQAMRLASRLSAMTGHEVSPALLFSHPTVAALALVLPSLPTSRPTITRLPRA; this comes from the coding sequence TTGAGTCCTCCTCCCTCTCCCGTCCTCGTCACCGGAACGGAATACGAACGGTTGTTGCCGAGCCTCCGGCGCAAGCAGCCCTGGGCCCTGGGTTCCTCCTCGAGCGTTCGCGCGGAGCAGGTGCCCCCACGGCGGGCCGTGCCGGTGCATGGCGATGGGGTCGCGCAGGGCCCGTGGCGCTCGGCGCTGGCGCTGATCGACGACCAGTGCCGACAGCACGCGGACCGGGTGGCGCTCGCGGACGCCTCCACCGAGGTGACCTACGCGCGACTGTCCGCGCGCACCCGGGCCCTGGCGACACGGTTGCGCGCCCAGGGCGTCCGCGCCGGAGACGTGGTCGCGGTGGTGATGGACCGGAGCCTCGCGTTCATCGAGACCGCGCTCGCCGTCTGGCGGCTCGGGGCGGCGTACCTCCCCTTGGCCCCGGCGCACCCCGCGGCCTGGCGCGCGGACGTCGTCCGACGGGCGGGGGCGGTGCTCGTGGTCGGGCCCTCGGCCGAGAGCGCCGTGCCGGGCGTGCCTCACCTCGTGCCGGAGTCGGCGGACGTCCCCCCGTCGGAGTCCGAGGCCCTGGAGGCGCCGACGCTCACGCCGGAGTCCTTGGCGTACATCATCTGTACCTCGGGCTCCACCGGTGAGCCCAAGCTGGTGATGATCGAGCAGCGGGGCGTGGCCAACCTCCTCCTCGCCCAGCGCCGTTTCCTGGACGGCGTGGGACCCCAGGTGCGGGTGTTGCAGTTCTTCCACCCGTCCTTCGACGCGGCCTTGTTCGACATCCTGATGGCGCTCGGCAATGGCGGTCGGCTGGAGCTCATCGACGACACGCTCATCTCCGGTGAGCCCCTCGCCGAGGTGCTGCGCTCGCGCCGCATCACCCACGCGGTCCTTCCCGTGTCGGTCCTGCGCACCCTGAGTCCGGAGGGCTTCCCCGACCTCGAGGTGGTGATGAGCACCGGCGACGTGTGCCTCCCGGAGACGGCCCGGCGCTGGTCCTTGAACCACCGCTTCGTCAACGGCTATGGGCCCACGGAGATCACCGTGGGATGCACGCTGCACACGGTGGGGACCCAGGACGCCGGACGTGTGCCCATCGGCCGGCCCCTGGCGGGGACGCACATCGTCCTCCTCGACGAGCACCTGCGGCCCGTGCCGGAGGGCACTCCCGGGGAGATCTGCATCGGCGGGAGCGGGGTGGGGCGGGGCTACCTGGGGCAGCCCGCGCTCACGGCCGAGCGCTTCATCCCGGACCCATTCAGCCCCACGCCCGGCGCCCGGCTGTACCGCAGTGGGGACCTGGGCCAGTTCCTCGCGGACGGCTCGCTCGACTTCCTGGGCCGACGCGATGACCAGGTGAAGGTCCGGGGCGCGCGCATCGAGCTGGGCCAGGTGGAGGCCGCGCTGTGCGACCTGCCCGGAGTGCGGGACGCGGTGGCCGTCATCGACGGCGCCGGGGAGCGGCTGTTGGGGTACGTGCTCCCGACCGAGGGTCCGGCGTGCGATGTCGCCGCGCTGCGCGCCACGCTCCGCCACCGGTTGCCCGGCTACCTGGTGCCCGACGTGCTCGTCGCCGTGGAGGCGTGGCCGTTGACCCCGAGTGGCAAGGTGGATCGGTCCCGGCTGCCCCGGCCCCGAGGCGCGGGGGACTCGGCGGAGGGCCTGCCGCGCACGTCCCTGGAGCGGGCCCTGGCGGGGATCGCGGCGGAGCTGCTCGGGCTGGAGCGGGTCGGGGTGCGGGACAACCTGTTCGCGCTGGGGGGCCACTCCCTGTTCGCCACCCAGCTCGTGGCCCGGGTGCGCGCGGAGCTGGGTGTCCACCTCGAGTTGAGCGCCGTACTGGCCTCGCCTGTCATCGCCGAGCTCGCCGAGCACCTGCGGGACGTGCCTCGGTCCGTGGATCCGGGGCCCCGGAGGGCCGAGCCCGGGACACCCGTGGTGCCGTCGTATGCCCAGCAGCGGGTGTGGATGATGCACAAGCTGCACCCCGAGGCGCGCGCCTACCACACGCAGGCGGTGCTCCGTTTGGAGGGGGAGCTGGTGCTCGCCGCGCTCAACGCGAGCCTCACCGACATCGTCCGGCGGCAGGACGTGCTGCGCACCCGCTTCCCCGAGGTGGATGGCGAGCTGCGGTGCGAGCTGGAGGCGCCCTGGGACGTGGAGGTCGCCGTGCGGGATCTCCAGGCGCTCGACGAGGCGCGGCACGCGGAGGCCGTGGGCGAGGCCGTGCGTGAGCTGCTCGCGGCGCCGTTCTCCCTCGCCGAGGGCCGGCCGTTCCGCTGGCTGCTGCTGCGGCTCGGGGCGCGCGAGCATGTCTTCGTGCACGTGGAGCACCACATCGTGCATGACGGCTGGTCGTTCAACCTGTTCGTGCGGGAGCTCGTCGACGGGTACGCCGACCACGTGCGCCATGGCCGGGGGCGGCGCGAGGATCCGCCCGTGCGCTACTCGGACTATGCGCGCTGGCAGCGGGAGTGGTGTGCCACGGAGGCCGCCGCGGCGCAGCGTCGCTTCTGGCGACAGGAGCTGGAGGGCGCCGAGACCGTGCTCGCGCTGCCTCGGAATCCCGTGCCCGCGGCGCGGCGGTTTCGCGGCGTGGCCCCCCGGATGGAGATCGACGAGGGGCTCGCGCACCGCCTGCTCGCGCTGTCCGAGCGAGGCTCGACGTCGCTGTTCAACACGCTGCTCGCGGCGTTCTTCGTGCTGCTGCACCGCTACACGGGCGCGTCCGATGTCCTCGTGGGCTCGGGCGTGGCCAACCGCCACTGGCGGGACACGGAAGAGCTGCTGGGCATGTTCGTCAACACGGTCGTGCTGCGCGGCCGGTTGCACGGCGATCCGACCTTCTCGGAGTTCCTGGAGCGGGTGCGGCGCACGTCGCTGGCGGTCTACGACCACCAGGAACTGCCCTACGGGATGATCTTCGCGGAGTCCCCCGCGCGGCAGGACGAGGGCGCCCACCCGCTGATCCAGACCCTGTTCAGCTTCCACGACGCGCCGCACGGCACGGTGGGGGCGTCTCCGCTGGACGTCACCGTCGTGGAGGGGTTGAGCAACGGCTCGGCGAAGTTCGAGGTGTCCGTCGTCGCGGTGCCGCGCTACGCCCAGGCAGGACACATCAGCCGGGAGGAGGGCGATGTCGTGCACATTCCCCGCTCGGACGGGCCCGTGCCGCCCAGTCCCCGCTCGGCCCTGTGTGGCATCACGCTCGCCTGGGAGTTCGACACCGAGCTCTTCGACGCGGCGTTCATCACGGGCATGCTCGCCGCGTACCAGACGCTGCTGCACGCCCTCGTCGACGCGCCCGACACCCGGGTCTCCGCGCTGCCGCTGATGGACGCGGCCCAGGCCCGGGCGCTCGTCGTGACAGGGCCCCAGCCGCCCCTTCCGGAGTCCTGGCTCCCCCGACTCGTCGAGCTCCAGGCGGAGCGCACGCCGGAGGCGCCGGCCCTGGTCTCGGGCGCGGGCGTCGTGTCCTACCGGGACCTGGTGCGCGAGGCGCGCTACCGGGCGTCCCACCTCCGAAGCCAGGGCGTGGGCCCGGGGGACGTGGTGGCGGTGTGCCTGCCCTTGTCGGACCGGATGGCCGTCGCCCAGCTCGCGGTGCTGTTCACTGGGGCCGCCTTCCTGCCCCTGGCGCCCCACCATCCGCCCGCGCACCTGACGCGCCTGCTCCAGGACGCGCGGCCCCGCCTCGTCCTCACCACCCGGGCCCTGGCGGAGCGGGTCGGCGATGTTCCGCTCGTCCTGTGGGACGCGCCCATCGACTCCGCCGACAGGCCGCTGCCCCCGGGCGAGCCCTCCGCCCTCGCCTACGTCATCTATACGTCCGGCTCGACGGGCCAGCCCAAGGGGGTCCTGGTCGAGCACCGCTCGGTGGTGGCCCGCCTGCACGGCTCGGAGGTGCTCGGCCTGGGTCCTGGCAAGACGATGCTGGCCCTGTCCTCGCCGGGCTTCGACGTGTCGGTGATGGAGGTGTGGGGCGCGTGGCTCAAGGGCGCGGCGGTCCACTTCCTCGAGCCGGGCTGGACGACCCGGGAGGTGGCGCGGTGCATGGCGCGGGGCGCGGTGACCCACGTGAGCCTCACGCCCGCGGTGTTCCACGCCCTGGTGGCCGAAGCCCCGGAGAGCTTCGAGCGGGTCGAGCGGATCTCCGTGGCGGGGGATGTCGTCTCGCCCGAGGCGGTGCACGCGCTGCGGCGCCGGGGCGTCTCGCGCGTGACCAACGTCTACGGCCCGACCGAGACCACCATCTTCGCCAGCACCCTGGACCTGGAGGACTGGTCCGGGGTGGAGGGCGCCCGGGTGCCCATTGGGCGACCCCCGGCCCACTGTCAGCTCGCCGTGCTCGATGCGCACGGGCGGGCGGTGCCCGCGGGCGTGGTGGGGGAGATCTGCATCGGAGGGCCGGGGGTCGCCCGGGGCTACCTCGGCCAGCCGGGCCTCACCGCCGAGCGCTTCGTGCCGCATCCCCTCGCGGCGGAGCCTGGCGAGCGGCTGTACCGCAGTGGAGACCTGGGCCGGTGGTTGCCCGGCGGCCTCCTGGAGTTCGTGGGCCGCCGGGACGAGCAGGTGAAGATCCGGGGCGTCCGGGTGGAGCTCGCGGAGGTGCGGGCCGCGCTGGCCGCGCATCCCGGGGTGACGGACGCGGTGGTGACCGTGGAGCGCTCCGGGGGCGAGGCCCGGCTGGTGGGGTACGTGCTGGCCGCGCCCGGGGCCATGTTGTCGGGTCCGTCCGTGCGCGAGGAGCTGGCCCGCCGGGTGCCCGGTGCGTTCGTGCCCGGCGTCGTCATGGTGCTGGAGGCCTGGCCGCTCACCCCGAGCGGCAAGCTGGACCGCTCCCGGCTCCCCGCGCCGAGCCTTCAGGCGGACGCGGTCTTCACCGCCCCGAGGACCGAGCAGGAGACCCGGATCGCCGCCCTGGTCACCGGCCTGCTGGCGCTGGAGCGGGTGGGGGTCCACGACAGCCTGTTCGCGCTGGGGATGCACTCTTTGCAGGCCATGCGGCTGGCCTCGCGGTTGAGCGCGATGACCGGGCACGAGGTTTCTCCCGCGCTCCTCTTCTCCCATCCAACCGTCGCGGCCCTGGCGCTCGTGCTGCCCTCGCTGCCGACCTCGCGTCCCACCATCACGAGGTTGCCCCGCGCATGA
- a CDS encoding condensation domain-containing protein: MTDLFPMSFAQRRLCFLHGLDPSGFAHGSARCFQVTGPLDLSALRGALDLLVARHEPLRTVFPLGSLQRVSPTGQAFPRVLDVADEAEAARRLDALVSEPFDVEHGPLARLTVLRWAETSHLLVFCLHLLVADGWSAQVFFEELSLAYRARFTGGALDWPELPIQYVDWAAWQREQLTEPRREVLVRWWREWLAGVPPTLDLVPYRRARGRGQRIQRPLSEVLLSRLRAQARSEGQTLFTVLAAACGLVVGRLADRERLVLGLAVANRDPPEVERVLGFFVNTVALRIDLGGGPSFRELLVRVAESTAAALAHQALPFEQLVAALDPPRDPDRSPLVQVNFAHHPLGSLGVLALAGCAVTERVLDFVPVKFELTLKVEETADGGARVGAEFDEGLLPPGVVETLLTTYEEVLEAAASERPVAEWMLPRTETQRAVARLFAQVLGVDAVGLHEDFFRRGGHSLLLVELAAGIRAGFGRDLPLHALYALPTVAGVAARLEQETRDD; the protein is encoded by the coding sequence ATGACGGACCTGTTCCCCATGTCCTTCGCCCAGCGGCGGCTGTGCTTCCTGCATGGGCTCGACCCCTCGGGTTTCGCCCATGGCTCGGCGCGGTGCTTCCAGGTGACGGGCCCGTTGGACCTCTCCGCCTTGCGCGGGGCCCTGGACCTGCTGGTCGCGAGGCACGAGCCGCTGCGGACCGTCTTTCCCCTCGGCTCGCTCCAGCGGGTGTCGCCCACGGGTCAGGCCTTCCCGCGCGTGCTCGACGTGGCGGACGAGGCCGAGGCGGCGCGGCGGCTCGACGCGCTCGTGTCCGAGCCCTTCGACGTCGAGCACGGCCCGCTCGCCCGGCTCACCGTGCTCCGGTGGGCCGAGACGTCGCACCTGCTCGTCTTCTGCCTGCACCTGCTCGTGGCCGATGGCTGGTCCGCGCAGGTCTTCTTCGAGGAGCTGTCGCTCGCTTACCGGGCGCGGTTCACCGGGGGGGCCCTCGACTGGCCCGAGCTGCCCATTCAATACGTGGATTGGGCGGCGTGGCAGCGGGAACAGCTCACCGAACCCCGGCGCGAGGTCCTGGTGCGCTGGTGGCGGGAGTGGCTCGCGGGCGTTCCCCCCACGCTGGACCTGGTGCCCTACCGGCGCGCGCGGGGCCGGGGGCAGCGGATTCAGCGCCCGTTGTCCGAGGTGCTGCTCTCGCGGCTCCGGGCCCAGGCGCGCAGCGAGGGGCAGACGCTGTTCACGGTCCTGGCGGCCGCCTGCGGCCTCGTCGTCGGGCGGCTCGCGGACCGGGAGCGCCTGGTGCTGGGCCTGGCCGTGGCCAATCGGGACCCGCCCGAGGTCGAGCGCGTCCTGGGCTTCTTCGTCAACACCGTGGCGCTGCGGATCGACCTGGGCGGCGGGCCCTCCTTCCGGGAGCTGCTCGTCCGGGTGGCCGAGTCCACCGCCGCCGCGCTCGCGCACCAGGCGTTGCCCTTCGAGCAGCTCGTCGCGGCACTCGATCCGCCCCGGGACCCCGACCGCTCCCCCCTGGTCCAGGTCAACTTCGCGCACCATCCGCTGGGGTCGCTGGGCGTGCTGGCACTGGCGGGCTGCGCGGTGACGGAGCGCGTGCTGGACTTCGTCCCGGTGAAGTTCGAGCTCACCCTGAAGGTGGAGGAGACGGCCGACGGGGGCGCGCGCGTCGGAGCCGAGTTCGACGAGGGCCTGTTGCCGCCGGGCGTCGTGGAGACGCTGCTGACCACCTACGAGGAGGTGCTGGAGGCCGCCGCGTCCGAGCGGCCGGTGGCGGAGTGGATGCTCCCGCGGACGGAGACGCAGCGTGCCGTGGCCCGCCTGTTCGCGCAGGTGCTGGGCGTCGACGCGGTGGGCCTCCATGAGGACTTCTTCCGGCGGGGAGGCCACTCCCTGCTGCTGGTGGAGCTCGCGGCCGGGATTCGGGCCGGGTTCGGGCGTGATCTCCCGCTGCACGCGCTGTATGCACTCCCCACGGTGGCCGGTGTGGCCGCCCGCCTCGAGCAGGAGACCCGAGATGACTGA
- a CDS encoding cytochrome P450 produces the protein MTESYPLPRDERRPLAPPPDFERLRREAPVSRIRIWDGSTPWLITRYEDACAALADPRLSMDFTLPGFPHISPASALRSARLLPFPFRPEADYRRQRAMLLREFSPRRMEALRPAVQRAVDDALDAMEAGPRPVDLMATYALPVATRVICELLGVPHEDYEPLHALSRTIASRTAPKDVVGRAMDEMDGYFHRLVATHKAAPGDTLVGRVVAQDVLGGALSDEDAAAMFQMLFFAGHGPSAYMIGLGTVALLLEPAQRERFLAAREPARRSAAVQELLRYVTVSHNARQRVATADLTVGGQLIREGEGVLVQLDAANRDPAVFPAPDRLDVERAPVHNLAMGHGIHLCMGRALALIELDVAFESLWRRLPALRLAVPLEEIPFKHDENLLGAHEVPVTW, from the coding sequence ATGACTGAGTCCTATCCGCTGCCCCGGGACGAGCGGCGACCGCTGGCGCCGCCTCCGGACTTCGAGCGCCTGCGGCGCGAAGCGCCCGTGTCCCGCATCCGCATCTGGGATGGCAGCACCCCCTGGCTCATCACCCGGTACGAGGACGCCTGCGCGGCGCTGGCGGATCCCCGGCTGAGCATGGACTTCACGCTGCCGGGCTTTCCGCACATCTCGCCCGCGTCGGCGCTGCGCAGTGCCCGGCTGTTGCCGTTTCCGTTCCGTCCCGAGGCGGACTACCGGCGTCAGCGGGCCATGCTCCTGCGGGAGTTCTCGCCCCGGCGCATGGAGGCCCTGCGGCCCGCGGTCCAGCGCGCCGTGGACGACGCGCTCGACGCGATGGAGGCCGGGCCGAGGCCGGTGGACCTGATGGCGACCTACGCGCTGCCCGTGGCCACGCGGGTCATCTGCGAGCTGCTGGGCGTGCCTCATGAGGACTACGAGCCCCTGCATGCCCTCAGCCGCACCATCGCCTCACGCACCGCGCCCAAGGACGTGGTCGGCCGGGCCATGGACGAGATGGATGGCTACTTCCACCGGCTGGTGGCGACCCACAAGGCCGCGCCCGGAGACACGCTCGTGGGCCGTGTCGTGGCCCAGGACGTCCTGGGCGGCGCCCTGAGTGACGAGGACGCCGCGGCCATGTTCCAGATGCTGTTCTTCGCCGGGCACGGGCCCTCGGCCTACATGATCGGCCTGGGCACGGTGGCGCTCCTGCTGGAGCCCGCGCAGCGCGAGCGCTTCCTCGCGGCGCGCGAGCCGGCGCGGCGCTCCGCGGCCGTGCAGGAGTTGCTGCGCTACGTCACCGTCTCCCACAACGCCCGCCAGCGGGTGGCCACGGCGGACCTCACCGTGGGGGGCCAGCTCATCCGGGAGGGGGAAGGGGTGCTGGTGCAACTCGACGCCGCCAACCGCGACCCCGCCGTCTTCCCCGCGCCGGACCGGTTGGACGTCGAGCGCGCGCCGGTCCACAACCTCGCGATGGGGCACGGCATCCACCTGTGCATGGGCCGCGCGCTGGCGCTCATCGAGCTGGACGTGGCCTTCGAGTCGCTGTGGCGGCGGCTGCCCGCGCTGCGTCTGGCGGTGCCGCTCGAGGAGATTCCCTTCAAGCACGACGAGAATCTCCTGGGCGCGCACGAGGTGCCGGTCACCTGGTAG
- a CDS encoding DUF6311 domain-containing protein → MSNAPLSASPPVSGLAQRLAPWLAALGGFGWFLWLGGGAVLPPTHLDWMMREDWAGNVSGWLFFRNAPWGLPLGATPNQFYPYGTSVALTDGNPWAAVLLKPFSSWLPVDFQYTGVWFALCFLGMGYFGARVVAIVSSRAVLQVLGGVLLALSPVIVVRFVHPTLCAHWLLVAMLWLHLRAYPDPRAAWRALALAALLNVLSAGTHPYWVAMLLPLTLALAVRLGLAHALGWGRLAAAMGVVLGLDLLCFALFGYFVGTGLGAEGYGQFSSDLTTLVNPMGWSQWLQEQPVRPRQWEGFGYLGAGGLWLLSVAGLSLVAHGDTARRLPWRRGGPALGVVGVMAVYALSDHITWRGRLLVDLSALSAPVQQYTAAFRSSGRFIWPLYYLLLAGAVVLVVRLWRERPAVAGVALGLAVVLQAGELRVERSALRQPTHFQRLSAPEWAALRGTYQHLSLFPTQAQWVCHYDEPLVSALVYLAYREGLTFNSGYASRTPPVIAEDCRASMRPGGVEARTVYVVMPDRLEGFLRAGARCGVLENLSVCVAGERTDAFAQALDRQRITLSPPPAGIP, encoded by the coding sequence ATGTCGAACGCCCCCCTCTCCGCATCTCCTCCCGTGTCGGGCCTGGCCCAGCGGCTGGCGCCCTGGCTCGCCGCGCTCGGCGGCTTCGGGTGGTTCCTGTGGCTCGGCGGCGGGGCGGTGCTGCCCCCCACGCACCTGGACTGGATGATGCGCGAGGACTGGGCCGGCAACGTCTCCGGCTGGCTCTTCTTCCGCAACGCGCCCTGGGGACTGCCCCTGGGGGCCACGCCCAACCAGTTCTACCCGTATGGGACGTCGGTGGCGCTCACGGATGGCAACCCGTGGGCGGCCGTGCTGCTCAAGCCGTTCTCCTCCTGGCTCCCCGTGGACTTCCAGTACACCGGCGTGTGGTTCGCGCTGTGCTTCCTGGGGATGGGCTACTTCGGGGCGCGGGTGGTGGCGATCGTGTCCTCGCGGGCCGTGCTCCAGGTGCTCGGCGGCGTGCTGCTGGCGCTCTCGCCCGTCATCGTCGTGCGCTTCGTGCACCCGACCCTGTGCGCCCACTGGTTGCTCGTGGCGATGCTGTGGCTGCACCTGCGGGCGTATCCGGACCCCCGGGCCGCCTGGCGTGCCCTGGCGCTCGCCGCCTTGCTCAACGTCCTGAGTGCGGGCACCCACCCGTATTGGGTGGCGATGCTGTTGCCCCTCACCCTCGCCCTGGCGGTGCGGCTGGGCCTGGCGCACGCCCTCGGCTGGGGTCGCCTGGCCGCGGCGATGGGCGTCGTGCTCGGGTTGGATCTGCTCTGCTTCGCCCTCTTCGGCTACTTCGTGGGCACGGGGCTCGGGGCCGAGGGCTATGGTCAGTTCTCCTCGGACCTCACGACGCTGGTCAACCCCATGGGCTGGTCCCAGTGGCTCCAGGAGCAGCCAGTGCGGCCCCGGCAGTGGGAGGGCTTCGGGTACCTCGGCGCGGGAGGCCTGTGGCTGCTGTCCGTGGCGGGGTTGAGCCTCGTCGCGCACGGGGACACGGCGCGGCGGCTGCCGTGGCGCAGGGGTGGGCCCGCCCTGGGCGTCGTCGGGGTCATGGCCGTGTACGCGCTGTCCGACCACATCACCTGGCGGGGACGGCTCCTGGTGGACTTGAGCGCGCTCTCCGCGCCGGTCCAGCAGTACACGGCGGCCTTCCGCTCCTCCGGGCGCTTCATCTGGCCGCTGTACTACCTGCTGCTCGCTGGCGCGGTGGTGCTCGTCGTCCGGCTCTGGCGCGAGCGCCCCGCCGTGGCCGGGGTGGCCCTGGGCCTCGCGGTGGTGCTGCAGGCCGGGGAGTTGCGCGTCGAGCGCAGTGCCCTGCGCCAGCCCACGCACTTCCAACGGCTGAGCGCTCCCGAGTGGGCGGCCCTGCGGGGCACCTACCAGCACCTCTCGCTCTTTCCCACGCAGGCCCAGTGGGTGTGCCACTACGACGAGCCGCTGGTGAGCGCGCTGGTGTACCTGGCGTACCGCGAGGGGCTCACCTTCAACTCCGGCTATGCCTCGCGCACGCCCCCGGTGATCGCCGAGGACTGCCGCGCCTCCATGCGTCCTGGCGGCGTGGAGGCGCGCACGGTGTACGTGGTGATGCCGGATCGGCTCGAGGGCTTCCTCCGGGCCGGCGCGCGCTGTGGGGTGCTGGAGAACCTGTCGGTCTGCGTGGCGGGCGAGCGCACGGACGCGTTCGCCCAGGCCCTGGACCGGCAGCGCATCACCCTGTCCCCACCGCCCGCGGGCATCCCCTAG